In Triticum urartu cultivar G1812 chromosome 6, Tu2.1, whole genome shotgun sequence, the following proteins share a genomic window:
- the LOC125516469 gene encoding uncharacterized protein LOC125516469, whose amino-acid sequence MIQSCTYTVEVKVCCSGTKIDGDSTLSWQIIEGTRTSMKDLLASIAGTFSFALCSEDNIFLEYVDCTSGKNISVSNDEECMKMFDCFDQNRSGHLIIKYSKRSDNVDVPCTPSNQTPSIALPSQPSNVMDEASVCPTDTYLDNPHEEYEHVGVDEEDQYSIGSVGSDSDDEVGEKDIPNADYVEDSSDDEEWVAEDARPDAIPEIAYDKENPPMHVGAKYPNIEEFRLAIATYAVKKEFEFKVEKSEPTRFRAYCRRANKTSCKWRIHVGRLDDRETMEVKVHVQEHTCSSTKKKKKQKNASKAWVCEKVMDWVKEDPSVRPMELRRKLHDKYKIKVQYTKVFRGKGLAMAKLFGNWDDSFDKLYAWKAEVEKRSPGSIVAIDHMEYDQKKYFIRMFVGLKPLCDGFLAGCRPYLVIDSTHLTCKYRGQLATACAIDGHNWLYPVVYGVIDSKTTESWVWFLEKLRDAIGSPPGLAIYSDAGKGIDTAIEHVFGYAEHRECMRHLVVNFKKKIHGKVFDDHLWPAAYSWTPRGFDYHMAAIEEKKAAAIAYLNKYHTRLWSRSKYSTSSKVDYVTNNLAECFNNWIRKHKGLMLFQLMDKIRRKIIVKFEKRRRVARKFQGRRILPSVMKELNDISRGLDIEYERIDDMIAEVSESVALGGKRHVTDLANRTCTCRAFQVSRKPCKHAISFITGIRGVTIEDFVDDCYSVAKFAAAYAPILPGLTDMSQWPSVNKEFFLNPPILRRAPGRPKVQRHKSGAENSKGKGKKGQHQCPICKAYGHRWQSCKGAAPEALEAYAEVAKQKRDKRKKKLITKAICTTSDQATNGTLPLLPCPSENETTLALLSCPSDAIQDDVAKSTSSKTTSKSRRSKVISAAPDSPAMGTRSKKRVAPNSQAMASRSKKS is encoded by the exons ATGATCCAGTCTTGTACTTACACAGTAGAGGTGAAGGTTTGTTGCAGTGGAACCAAAATCGATGGGGATTCTACACTCAGTTGGCAGATTATTGAAGGTACCAGGACAAGTATGAAGGATTTGCTGGCGTCTATTGCTggaaccttttcttttgctttATGCTCAGAGGATAATATATTTCTTGAGTATGTTGACTGCACTAGTGGAAAAAATATCTCTGTGTCAAATGATGAAGAATGCATGAAAATGTTTGATTGTTTTGATCAGAATAGAAGTGGCCATTTGATCATCAAATATTCTAAGAGAAGTGATAATGTTGATGTTCCCTGTACTCCTTCGAACCAAACACCATCTATAGCACTACCTAGTCAACCAAGTAATGTCATGGATGAAGCTAGTGTATGCCCAACAGATACATATCTTGACAATCCCCATGAAGAATATGAACATGTTGGTGTAGATGAGGAGGACCAATACTCAATTGGCAGTGTTGGCTCCGATAGTGATGATGAGGTCGGAGAAAAAGATATACCAAATGCTGATTATGTTGAGGATAGCAGTGATGATGAGGAATGGGTTGCGGAAGATGCTAGACCGGATGCCATTCCAGAAATTGCCTATGACAAAGAAAACCCGCCAATGCATGTTGGCGCAAAGTACCCCAACATTGAAGAGTTTAGGTTGGCAATTGCTACATATGCTGTAAAGAAAGAGTTCGAATTTAAGGTTGAAAAAAGTGAACCTACTCGATTCAGGGCTTATTGTCGTCGGGCGAATAAGACAAGTTGTAAATGGAGAATTCATGTTGGGAGGTTGGATGACCGAGAAACTATGGAG GTCAAAGTTCATGTGCAGGAGCACACATGTTCTAgcacaaagaagaaaaagaagcagAAAAATGCTTCAAAGGCATGGGTATGTGAGAAAGTCATGGACTGGGTAAAAGAAGATCCTAGTGTTCGGCCGATGGAATTACGCAGGAAGCTACATGACAAGTACAAGATCAAGGTCCAATACACAAAAGTATTCCGTGGCAAAGGGCTAGCAATGGCTAAGTTGTTTGGTAATTGGGATGATTCTTTTGACAAGCTATATGCTTGGAAAGCTGAGGTTGAGAAGAGGTCTCCTGGAAGTATAGTTGCGATTGACCACATGGAGTACGATCAAAAAAAATATTTCATACGGATGTTTGTTGGGCTGAAGCCTTTGTGCGATGGATTCTTGGCTGGTTGCAGACCTTACTTGGTGATAGATAGCACCCATTTGACATGCAAGTATAGAGGCCAATTAGCTACTGCTTGTGCTATTGATGGGCATAATTGGTTGTACCCTGTAGTCTATGGAGTTATTGACTCGAAAACTACTGAAAGTTGGGTTTGGTTTTTGGAGAAGCTTCGTGATGCTATTGGCTCTCCCCCCGGTCTAGCTATATATTCAGATGCAGGAAAAGGGATTGACACTGCAATCGAACATGTATTTGGGTATGCAGAACATAGAGAATGCATGCGACACTTGGTTGTGAACTTCAAGAAAAAAATTCATGGTAAAGTTTTTGATGATCATTTGTGGCCAGCTGCTTATTCATGGACTCCTCGAGGGTTTGACTATCACATGGCAGCCATAGAGGAGAAAAAGGCTGCCGCAATAGCATACTTAAACAAGTACCACACCAGGCTATGGTCAAGGAGCAAATATTCAACCTCCTCAAAAGTGGATTATGTGACAAATAATTTGGCCGAGTGTTTCAATAACTGGATCCGCAAGCACAAAGGTTTAATGTTGTTTCAGCTCATGGACAAGATCAGGAGAAAGATTATAGTGAAGTTTGAGAAGAGGAGAAGGGTAGCTAGAAAATTTCAAGGTCGGCGTATACTTCCAAGTGTCATGAAGGAGTTGAATGACATAAGCAGGGGGCTGGACATTGAATATGAGAGAATAGATGACATGATTGCAGAGGTGAGTGAGAGTGTTGCGCTAGGTGGCAAGCGCCATGTCACTGATCTAGCAAATAGGACATGCACATGCAGGGCATTTCAAGTCTCCAGGAAGCCTTGCAAACATGCAATTAGCTTTATTACTGGAATTAGGGGGGTCACAATAGAAGACTTCGTTGATGATTGTTACAGCGTTGCCAAGTTCGCTGCTGCTTATGCTCCTATTCTTCCTGGCCTAACCGACATGTCTCAATGGCCAAGTGTGAACAAAGAATTCTTCTTGAACCCCCCAATCCTTAGGAGGGCCCCTGGGAGACCAAAGGTACAGAGGCACAAAAGTGGTGCCGAGAATAGCAAGGGGAAGGGAAAGAAAGGCCAACACCAATGTCCAATTTGCAAAGCTTATGGACATAGATGGCAAAGCTGCAAAGGTGCTGCTCCTGAAGCACTAGAAGCCTATGCAGAGGTAGCAAAGCAAAAAAG GgacaaaagaaagaaaaaactcATTACAAAAGCTATTTGTACAACATCAGATCAAGCAACCAATGGTACACTACCTCTACTTCCGTGTCCAAGTGAAAATGAAACTACACTGGCTCTACTTTCATGTCCAAGTGATGCAATTCAAGACGATGTTGCCAAGTCTACATCATCGAAGACTACCTCGAAATCTAGAAG ATCAAAGGTCATATCTGCTGCGCCTGACAGCCCTGCAATGGGAACTCGAAGCAAGAAGAGAGTTGCGCCTAACAGCCAAGCAATGGCCAGTCGAAGCAAAAAAAGTTGA